The proteins below come from a single Oncorhynchus keta strain PuntledgeMale-10-30-2019 chromosome 32, Oket_V2, whole genome shotgun sequence genomic window:
- the LOC118365113 gene encoding pre-B-cell leukemia transcription factor 1-like isoform X4, translating into MSINRRETCPMMMTLMILPQSAEEEYFDVLSIRGIQDEDPPDPQIMRLDNMLLAEGVSGPEKGGGSAAAAAAAAAAGGSPGADGGIEHSDYRAKLAQIRQIYHSELEKYEQACSEFTNHVMNLLREQSRTRPISPKEIERMVAIIHRKFSSIQMQLKQSTCEAVMILRSRFLDARRKRRNFNKQATEVLNEYFYSHLSNPYPSEEAKEELAKKCAITVSQVSNWFGNKRIRYKKNIGKFQEEANLYAVKTAVDAASVSAQASQANSPATPNSGGYPAPCYTPDGRL; encoded by the exons TGCTGAGTATCCGAGGCATTCAGGATGAGGACCCCCCAGACCCCCAGATCATGCGCCTGGACAACATGCTGCTGGCCGAGGGCGTGTCTGGCCCGGAGAAGGGCGGGGGCTCGGCTGCAGCAGCTGCGGccgcagcagcagcaggagggtCACCCGGTGCCGACGGCGGCATCGAACACTCAGACTACAGAGCCAAGCTGGCACAGATCAGACAGATCTACCACTCTGAGCTGGAGAAATATGaacag GCGTGCAGTGAGTTCACCAACCACGTGATGAACCTGCTGAGGGAGCAGAGTCGCACGCGGCCCATCTCTCCCAAGGAGATCGAGCGCATGGTGGCCATCATCCACCGCAAGTTCAGCTCCATCCAGATGCAGCTCAAACAGAGCACCTGCGAGGCCGTCATGATTCTACGCTCCAGATTCCTCGACGCCAG GCGTAAGAGGCGTAACTTCAACAAGCAGGCTACAGAGGTGCTGAACGAGTACTTCTACTCCCACCTGTCTAATCCCTACCCCAGTGAGGAGGCCAAAGAAGAGCTGGCCAAGAAGTGTGCCATCACGGTCTCACAG GTATCTAATTGGTTCGGCAACAAGAGAATACGGTACAAGAAGAACATTGGTAAGTTCCAGGAGGAAGCGAACCTCTACGCAGTTAAAACAGCGGTGGATGCTGCCAGCGTGTCGGCGCAGGCTAGCCAGGCTAACTCTCCGGCGACGCCCAACTCAG GTGGATACCCTGCACCGTGCTACACACCTGACGGCAGGCTATGA